One Watersipora subatra chromosome 4, tzWatSuba1.1, whole genome shotgun sequence genomic window carries:
- the LOC137393700 gene encoding neuronal growth regulator 1-like, which yields MLKMVILPIVLLYISIRVSEGVSELNVTALKGQTAQLPCSIDSQEPDLRVIWMDKMSNVLYYNEQRMIDDTRFTVSVFDRNWNLNIINVDSSDEGEYQCIISTNPMQFHYYWLTIFVPPKIVVESSSPDVEAPEGTTVRLACNATGYPEPTISWSYRRASEPANSTHVKKIQQTGPVLQIHNVTRYLDEIYTCSANNGYEVPDKHDIRVRVSFKPQIITWQRKVLAGHGETVSLKCEGIGYRQPRVYFAKDKLELRPDDEKYIYTFNASGYSNQLTLTIVNLELSDFGYYRCVAINALGKAEKYIELKAKAELSDQPEQETSHSETSPSTTRRTRKLQDLPPELKNIAGQQPVSKGSTSQGTALSCSIHTFYILLCCLTFSSYVFGFNF from the exons tttcGGAAGGAGTATCAGAGCTCAATGTAACAGCGTTGAAAGGACAAACTGCTCAACTTCCGTGTTCGATTGACTCACAAGAACCTGACTTGAGA GTAATCTGGATGGACAAAATGAGTAACGTATTGTACTATAATGAACAAAGAATGATCGACGACACGAGGTTCACAGTCTCAGTGTTTGACCGAAACTGGAACTTAAACATTATAAATGTGGATTCCTCAGATGAGGGAGAGTACCAGTGCATTATCAGCACCAACCCGATGCAATTCCACTACTACTGGCTGACCATATTTG TGCCTCCCAAGATTGTCGTTGAGAGTTCATCTCCCGATGTAGAGGCACCAGAGGGTACAACAGTGAGACTAGCTTGCAACGCTACTGGCTACCCAGAGCCCACGATATCATGGAGCTACCGAAGGGCTAGTGAGCCTGCAAACAGCACCCATGTCAAAA AAATCCAGCAGACAGGACCTGTTCTTCAGATTCATAATGTAACGCGGTACCTGGATGAAATCTACACGTGTAGCGCAAACAATGGCTATGAAGTACCAGACAAGCATGACATCAGGGTGCGAGTTAGCT TTAAACCGCAGATAATAACTTGGCAAAGGAAAGTGTTGGCGGGTCATGGAGAGACTGTAAGCCTAAAATGTGAAGGGATAGGATACAGACAACCGAGAGTGTATTTTGCGAAGGATAAGTTGGAGCTGAGGCCAGATGACGAGAAGTATATTTACACATTC AATGCAAGCGGATATTCTAATCAGCTGACTTTGACCATTGtcaatttggagttatcagaCTTCGGATACTACAGGTGCGTCGCGATCAATGCACTGGGGAAAGCAGAGAAATATATTGAGCTCAAAG CAAAGGCAGAGCTATCGGACCAGCCTGAACAAGAAACAAGTCACTCTGAGACATCCCCATCTACTACCAGAAGGACACGAAAGCTACAGGATT TACCTCCTGAACTAAAGAACATAGCTGGACAACAGCCAGTTTCCAAAGGATCAACAAGCCAAGGAACAGCTCTCAGCTGCTCAATACACACATTctatatcttactctgttgtctCACCTTCAGTTCATATGTCTTCGgattcaatttttaa